The following coding sequences lie in one Silene latifolia isolate original U9 population chromosome 5, ASM4854445v1, whole genome shotgun sequence genomic window:
- the LOC141657468 gene encoding glucose-1-phosphate adenylyltransferase large subunit 3, chloroplastic/amyloplastic, translating to MAMPSAGSRVSLSMAGSNRIGRGDWKIAKFSSGELMGVKLRSLPSQNGTRNHSNSKQQSVCMSLTADVAAGAKLKDLEANKRDAKSVAAIILGGGAGTRLFPLTKRRAKPAVPIGGAYRLIDVPMSNCINSGINKVYILTQFNSASLNRHLARAYNFGSGVNFGDGYVEVLAATQTSGNEGKRWFQGTADAVRQFGWLFEDQRSKDIEDVMILSGDHLYRMDYLDFIQSHRQSGADISISCLPMDDSRASDFGLMKIDDTGRVLFFSEKPKGEDLKAMAVDTTVLGLSKAEAEKKPYIASMGVYIFKKEILLNLLRWRFPTANDFGSEIIPASAKEFNIKAYLFNDYWEDIGTIRSFFEANLALTEHPPRFSFYDAEKPMYTSRRNLPPSKIDNSKVVDSIISHGSFLNNCLIEHSVVGIRSRINSNVHLKDTVMLGADYYETEAEVASLLAEGGVPIGIGDNTKIKECIIDKNARIGENVIISNSEGVQEADRSSDGFYIRSGITVILKNSTIKDGSVI from the exons ATGGCAATGCCATCAGCCGGGAGTCGTGTTTCCTTGTCTATGGCTGGCAGTAACCGCATTGGCAGAGGGGATTGGAAAATCGCAAAGTTCAGTAGTGGAGAACTGATGGGGGTTAAGCTCAGGAGTTTACCATCTCAGAATGGTACTAGAAATCATAGCAACTCAAAACAACAGAGCGTATGCATGTCTCTTACAGCTGATGTAGCAGCAGGAGCTAAG TTAAAGGACCTTGAGGCAAACAAAAGAGATGCAAAATCGGTGGCAGCAATTATACTTGGAGGAGGAGCTGGCACTCGACTTTTTCCACTGACAAAGAGGCGTGCGAAACCAGCT GTTCCTATCGGAGGAGCATACAGATTGATAGATGTACCAATGAGCAACTGCATAAACAGCGGTATCAACAAAGTCTACATTCTAACCCAGTTCAATTCAGCATCCCTCAATCGGCATCTTGCTCGCGCTTACAATTTTGGCAGTGGCGTCAATTTTGGAGATGGCTACGTGGAG GTTCTAGCTGCCACACAAACATCAGGGAACGAAGGCAAGAGATGGTTCCAAGGGACAGCTGATGCTGTAAGGCAGTTTGGTTGGCTCTTTGAG GATCAACGAAGCAAAGACATTGAGGATGTTATGATTTTGTCCGGAGACCACTTATATAGAATGGATTACCTGGACTTCATTCAA AGTCATCGGCAGAGTGGGGCTGACATCAGCATATCATGTTTGCCAATGGATGACAG TCGTGCCTCAGATTTCGGGTTAATGAAGATAGATGACACGGGAAGGGTTCTATTCTTCAGTGAAAAGCCTAAAGGAGAAGATTTGAAAGCCATG GCAGTTGACACAACAGTTCTAGGACTATCAAAAGCAGAAGCTGAGAAGAAACCCTATATTGCATCTATGGGGGTGTATATTTTCAAGAAGGAGATACTTTTAAACCTGTTAAG ATGGCGTTTTCCTACTGCAAATGACTTCGGATCAGAGATAATCCCTGCATCTGCTAAAGAATTCAACATCAAG GCTTACCTATTCAATGATTATTGGGAAGACATCGGAACAATCAGATCATTTTTTGAGGCAAATCTTGCCCTGACAGAACAT CCTCCAAGATTCAGCTTCTATGATGCAGAAAAGCCAATGTACACATCAAGACGAAACTTGCCCCCTAGCAAAATTGACAATAGCAAG GTCGTGGACTCCATCATATCTCATGGAAGctttttaaacaattgcctcatAGAGCACAGTGTTGTGGGTATTCGTTCTCGCATCAACTCCAATGTCCACTTAAAG GACACAGTAATGCTTGGAGCTGACTACTACGAAACAGAAGCTGAAGTTGCATCATTGTTAGCTGAAGGAGGTGTTCCAATTGGAATTGGGGACAACACAAAGATCAA GGAATGCATAATTGACAAGAATGCCAGGATAGGGGAAAATGTCATAATTTCAAATTCAGAG GGAGTACAAGAAGCAGACAGATCGTCAGACGGTTTCTACATCCGTTCTGGTATCACAGTGATACTAAAGAACTCAACAATCAAAGACGGATCTGTGATATAG